A window of Acetomicrobium sp. S15 = DSM 107314 genomic DNA:
CCATCGATTATGGGCTCGTTTCGGCGCAAAGCGTGATCGACGCCTTAAAGCGACGGCAACCGTGGGTGGAGGCGATATTGACGGGCCGCAATGCCCCAGGCGAGTTGATCGCATTGGCCGATGTGGTAACTGAGATGAGAGAGATAAAACATCCCTTCAACAAAGGCCTGGCGTCTCGGATGGGGGTAGACTTTTGATAGCGTTGGTCGGCATGAGCGGCGGTGTGGATAGCTCCACCGCAGCCTTGCTTCTCAAGGAAGCCGGTTGGGAGGTAATAGGGCTCCACCTGATAATTTCTCCATGGCAGGAAGAAGCTCGTAGCAGGTTTGAATATATAGCCGATGTGCTTAAGGTGCCGGTCTTGGAGATCGATGCATCCGGCCTCTTCGATGAGCTGGTCGTCGAACCGTTCTTGGATGCCTACAGAAAGGGGTTTACGCCTAACCCTTGCGTATTGTGTAACGAGCGGTTGAAATTTGCCATTCTGACCTCGCAGGCCGATAAATTGGGCGCAAAATACGTTGCCACCGGACACTATGCGACTATTGTGGAAAAAGACGGAGGTCTCTTCCTGGCCAGGGCTAAGGATCGATCGAAGGACCAAAGCTACGTCCTCTACCGCTTGCCGCGGTCGTGGCTCTCTGGGATCGTGTTTCCGCTTTCGAATTGGGACAAGGAAATGGTCCGCCGTAGGGCCGGTGAAGCCTTCGGCGACGTCTTTGATGGCGTTCGCGATAGCCGCGATATCTGTTTTATCCAGGAAAAGCTTCCTCATTTTCTGTCGCGCCGCTTGGGCTGCGAGAGGGGCCCTATCGTCACAAAAGACGGCACAAAACTCGGTGAGCACAAAGGCCTTTTCTGTTACACTGTAGGGCAGCGCAAGGGATTGAATTTGAGCGGAGGGCCGTGGTATGTGATGCGATTGGACTTGGACCAAAATGCCGTAGTGGTGGGACGCAAAGAAGACTTAACGGTTAGGCGCATAGTTTGCTGCGATCCTCACTGGCATGAGGAGCCGAAAGTTGAAAGGATCTATTTGGCGCAACATCGCTATAGAACTTCTCCCGTCGAGGTGATGGTTCAAAGGGAGGGTTCCAGTTTTTTGGCAGAAGCCGCAAAAGAGTGTTTCATGGCCGTCGCCCCAGGGCAATCCCTGGTAGTTTACGACCAGACAAGGGTGATCGGCGGCGGTATCATAGAACGGAGCGAAAGGGGTGGAGTAAATATATGAGTTTGATCGATGAACTGAAATTACCGGTAGATAAGCTTCGAACGAAGGCCAGGGTGGGAGAGCTTGGATTTCAAAGCACTGACGAGATCTGCTGCGAGGAACATTTGATAGGCCAGGAAAGGGCGGTCAGCTCGATCTCTTTTGGGCTCTCTCTGGAAAGCAAGGGTTATAACATATTCGTTGTGGGAAACCCAGGCAGCGGGCGCACGACATACGCGATGAACAGGATAATGGCCCTCGCCAAAGATATGCCGGCCCCTGACGATTGGGTGTACGCGTACAATTTCAGCAACCCCAGCGCTCCTCTTGCCATAAATATGCCAGCTGGGCAAGGGAGGGAACTGGCTAAGGAACTTGACGAGTTGGTCAAGGAACTGAAGGTAGTGTTGAGCAAGACATTTGAGGACAGCCAGTATGAGGATACGAAAGCCCGTTATGTGAAGGAGTTTCAGGAGCAGGTTAACGAGTATATGGAGGAACTTCGCAAGGCGGCTTTGGAGAGGGGTTTTTCCATAAAGCGCACTCCGCAAGGATTCGTCAATGTACCGCTTGTTAAGGTGGTGGCAGAAGACGGGAGTGTCGCTTACAGGGAAATGCAGCAGGAGGAGTTTGAGACACTTGGAGAGGAAGAACGGAAGGATCTTCAGGGCAAATCTGAGGAGATATCTCAAAAGACCTTGGAGGTCTTGCGCCGTATAAGGGACTTAGAAAAGAGCCTCAGAGAGCGGATAAAGGAGCTGGAGGCCAACATCTGCCGCAGCGCCATAGGGCCGTATTTGAAGGAGCTGAAGGATCACTTCGGCGCCAATGGCAAACTGAGAGGGTGGATCGACGAGCTGAGCGAAGACATAATCAAGAATTTCAACATATTCATAGCTGCAGCCCGTGATGAAAGCGCGGAGGTAGATTTTTCTCGCTATGGTGTCAACGTGATAGTTGAGAATAGGCCAGAGGAAGGCGCCCCTGTAATAAGGGAAACCAACCCGACGTATTACAATCTTATAGGCAAGGTGGAGTATGAGAGCAGACAGGGATATCTTTACACTGATTTCACAAAAATAGTGGCTGGTGCCATTCACAAGGCCAACGGAGGGTTTTTGATCCTCGAAGCTGAGGAACTGTTTAGGCATTTCTTATCGTGGGAGGCCCTGAAGCGCGTTCTCAAGACCGGGCAGTTGATGATAGAAAATATAGGCGAGCAGTGGGGTTACATTCCATTCTCGTCGCTTCGCCCTGAACCTATCCCTATGGATGTGAAGGTCGTAATCATCGGGACGCGATGGATCTACTATCTCCTCAACCTGTATGATCCCGAATTTCCAAAGCTCTTCAAGGTTAAGGCAGATTTCGACGTAGATATGCCACGCACTGTCGAGGCCGAAAGGGATCTCGCCAACTTCGTTGCAGGCTTCACTCAGAAAGAGAAGCTGCCCCCCTTCACCGCTGATGCCGTGGGTGAGGTCATTGAATGGGCCTCTCGACTTGCAGATCACGGCAACCGTATGACGACTCGCTTCAATCAGCTCGCAGAGGTGTTAGTCGAGGCCGCGGCGTGGGCGCGCAAAGAGAATGAAGATCAGGTAGCTGGCTCTCACGTGAGAAAAGCGATCTCGGAAAAGCAATTTCGCACGAATCTCGTAGAAGAGCGAATGAGGAGAGCCTTTGAAGACGGCACGCTCTACATCGATACGCGGGGAGAAAAAGTGGGGCAGGTCAACGGCCTTACCGTAGTTGACCTCGTCGATCATAGATTCGCGCACCCTGTGCGGATCACCGCTAATGTCTTCATGGGGCGTGAAGGTGTTGTAAACATCGAGAGGGAGGTTAAGCTAACCGGGCCGATTCACAATAAAGGCCTTTTGACCCTTTCGAGCTACTTGGGCAGACAATATGCCCAGGATATGCCCCTGGCGCTTTCGGCTCACTTGGCCTTCGAGCAGGTCTATGGCGGCATAGAAGGAGACAGTGCCTCTTCTACAGAGCTTTATTGTCTCGTATCTGCTCTTTCGGATTTGCCGCTGAAACAGAGCATAGGCGTTACAGGTTCGGTTGACCAGTTCGGGAATGTGCAGCCCATCGGCGGCGTCAACGAAAAAATCGAAGGTTTCTTCAAGTACTGCAAAGTCCAGGGGTTGACGGGGGATCAGGGCGTAATGATACCCGAAAGCAATGTGGTGCACCTCATGTTGGATCATGAGGTCATGCAAGCTGTGCAAGAGGGCAAATTTCACATATGGGCTATCAGACATGTGGATGAAGGCATCGAGATACTGACGGGCGTTCCTGCCGGCAAGATGGACGAGGCTGGCAATTTCCCCGAAGGCACAGTTCACGCTCGGGCTAAGCAGAAGTTGAGGGCTTTCATGGAAAGATCTGCCAAGCTCAAAAAAGAGCTCGGGGAGGAACCAAAGAAAAGTGAAGACGAAGGAAACGGTTAAAGTCTGTCAGGCGGGCATCTCACCCGCCGCCGTTCGTCCGATGGCCTTGGCTGTGCCTGAGCGATCGGACGTTCTGTGGGTCCTCGATGTGTTGGAGGAAACGTGGAGGATGGAAAAACTCTCTCCGGTGAAGGCTCACGAGGACCCATTGGACGGGCTGATAGTCACGATACTATCGCAAAACACGAACGATAAAAACCGCGATCGCGCCTTCGCCCAGCTCAAATCGCGTTTTTCGTCTTGGGAAGAAACAGCGGCCTCGGGCATCGAAGAGTTGGCTTCGACCATACGAGCAGCGGGGCTGGGCGAGGTCAAGGCTCGCTATATAAATCAGGCGCTTAAGGGCATAAAAGAACGCTTTGGAGAATATTCGCTCAAAGGTATGAAGTCTTGGGATAAAGACAAAGCGAAGACCTTCCTCTTAAGCCTTCCAGGTGTGGGGCCAAAGACGGCGGCGTGCGTCCTCCTCTTCGAACTGGGCCAGCCCGCCTTTCCCGTGGATACACACATTACGAGGGTCTGCAAAAGGATAGGTTGGGCTCCTTGGAGCGCGACGCCCGAAGACGTTCAGTCGATCATGGAGGCGGTCATACCTCAAGAACGGTATTATGGTGCCCACCTCAACATCATAGAGCACGGACGCCATATATGCACGGCGCGCAAGCCTGCATGCCCGTCCTGCCCCGTCATCTCATGCTGCGAGTTTGCCGAAAAAACGCAAAGAGGAGAGGGCTAACGAGCCCTCTCCTCTTTCTCAAGCTGCGACTAAGCGCCGCAAAGCGTCCCTGCTCTCAGGCTCCCTGCTCTTTTAGCCGCTCGAGAACCAACCTGTAACCGTCTGCTCCATACTCAAGGAACTTCTTGACCCTGCTGATGGTAGCAGTGCTTGCGCCGGTCTGTTGGGCTATCTGTGGGTATGTTAAACCTTCGCTCAGTAACTTAGCCACTTCGAGGCGCTGAGCCAATGCTCTGATCTCGCCTATAGTGGCTATATCCTCGAGGAAGTTGTAGACTTCCTCCACGGTCTTTAGTGAGAGGATAGCCTTGCAGAGCTGATCCGTGAGAGAATCTTTCCATTTTTCCGACATAACCAAATCGCCTCCTTATCTTTGTGAGATGTCACATGCTTTTCACGCAACGTGCATTATTATAACATGTGCCTTTTCGTATTTCAAGACTACAGAAGCAGAACCAAATATTTCCACTTCGGAGAAGAGGATTAAACTGTAACTCTGGAACTCGGAAATCCCTCAGCCTGTTGAGTTAGGTCGCAAAAGGCCGAGATTAGAAGCTGCATTTCGCTCTCTTTGCCCACGGTGACGCGCATCCATGTGCCTTCCCATGGTACGGATATGAATTTGACATGGATCCCCTGTTGTAACAAGAACTCTTCGAGCTGCTGTCTTTGTAGCGGTGCGCGCACAGCTACAAAGTTCGACGCACTCTCGAAGGCTTGCCAACCGGCGATGCGGTTTACCTCTTCAACGAAGCGGTCGCGAATGTAAGATATGGCGTAAACCCTGCCTTCCATCCATTCCCGGTAGGATAGCATTAGCTTGGCTATATCCTGGCTCATCACGTTGACGTTGAAGGGGCTGCGCGTCTCGTTGAGGATTTGGGAGACACGTTTGCCGCACATGGCGTATCCCACGCGCATGCCGGCCAAACCCCAGGCCTTTGACATAGTCCTCAAGACTGCGACTTCCCTTGGAAGATCTCCTTTGATCGACTCCAGGATGGAAGTCCTTGAAAATTCGGCATATGCTTCGTCTATCAGGCATATCCCGGGAGAGTGCTCTATCACTTTAAGGAGAAAATCAGGCCTTAGGAGCATGCCTGTGGGGTTATGGGGAGAATCCAGCAGCACCAGCCGTGGCGAAGCCTCGTGCAGGACATCCAACACCGCTTCTTCTGAGAAAGAAAAACGCTTCCCGTTCACTACGACTGGCACTTTCACTTGCTCGGCGCGGAAGAGCTTGCAGAGATGGTTGTATTCCGAAAAGCACGGCGATAGCGTTAAAACGCGGTCGCCCTCTCTGATAAGAGCGGCGAACAGCAGGAATAATATTTCATCCCCTCCATTGCCTACCACTATGTGCTCTGCCGGAAAGCCCGTATACTCGGAGAGGGCTGCCTTAAGGGCTTTGGCATCTGGATCCGGGTAGCGGTTGAGCTTCAGAGACGACAAACTTTTCCTTATCTCTTCCTTCAGGGCCGGTGGAGCGTCAAAGGGATTTTCATTTTTGTCTAAGAATATCTCCCTTGTTGACGGTATGTTGGGAAACTGCATCACTCGTAAATCCTCCTATATATTTATCATAATGAATTATCACAATAGACTCCGCGGCGAAGTTTATCATGCTTTTTAATCTTCGTCAACCCCCCGATGGCTTTGAGAAACAAGGTGACCGTCACGTGTTTCTTCTTCGATGTTCGATGCGAAAAGAGCGATAACGCGAAGATCTTTAAGAGGTTTCTCATCGGTAAACTGCTCCCGTTTCTTTAAGGCTAACGGATCGCTTGGAGGCTACTGCGCTTATCAGCCTGAGCCATCGGTAATTCCACGTAAATTTGCTTAAAAAGAAAAAGGCAACCGCCCAAAAAAGCAGTTACCTCGAGAAGTTTCAACAGATGTGCCGTTGCGATGGCTTTTTTAAGCGCGCTTCAAAACATTCAACGTTTCCCCTGAGAGGGAAAATATTTCGACGATTAAAGGCATCTTTCCGATCGCGTGAGTGGAGCATGAGAGGCACGGATCGTAGCAGCGGATAGCGGCTTCAACGCGGTTCAACATCCCCTCGGTTATATCCTTTCCCTTTATGAACTCCTTGGCCACTGCCTCTACGGATTTGCTCATGGCATAGTTGTTGTGCCCCGTGGCAACGATGAGGTTTACCTTTGTCACCATGCCGTTTTCATCGACCCAATAATGGTGGAATAGAGTGCCTCTCGGCGCTTCAATACATCCTACTCCCTCCTCGCGCAGTTCCGTAGATTCGGCGCGGATCTCCTTAGAGAGTACGTCGGGGTCTTCCAAGATTTCCCGCGTGCGCTCTAAGGCGCAGAGGAGCTCGATCAGTCGGGCGTAATGGTAGTAGAGCGTCTCCTGCACGGGTGATCCTTCTCCTATAGCTTTAAAGCGCTCGAACTCTTGCGCCGCCAAAGGCGTTGTCATGCGGGATGCTACGTTGAGCCTTCCGAGAGGGCCGACGCGGTAGACACCATCGGGCCACCTTTTCTTCTTGTAAAAGGGAAATTTTAGATACGACCAATCCTCGACGCGCTCGCCTATATAGGTCAGATAGTCTTTGGGCTCAAAGTCCTCCAAGACCGTTCCGTCGCAGTCAACGAGGCGAATATCGCCGTCGTAGAGCTCCAAGGCACCATCTTTTACCATCCCCATGTGACCGGTGTTGAAGTTGGCGAAGCGCTTGACAAGTTCGGAGTTCCCCTCAAGCCATCCGGTGGCGATATTTATGCCTTCCTGGGTGATAGATATCATTTCATCCAGACCTGCGAGGACGGCGTCGCGCTCGTCTACCGTCAGGGCCTTGTTGACCCCTCCTGGAACCGCAAATGTCGGATGGACCTTCTTTTCCCCCAAGGTTTTGATGATCTCCTGGCCGAACTTGCGCAGTTTCACAGCCTTGATTGCGAGCTCGGGGTACCTTTCCACCAGGCCGACCACGTTTCTTATGGCGGGGTCGGCATCAAATCCCAAAAGCAAATCCGGCCCAGCCAAGTGGAAGAAGTGCATGCCGTGAGATTGAATGATCTGCCCCATGTGCATAAGCTCTCGCAGGAGGGATGCCGTCCTCGGGGGCTTTACCCCGATTATGGCGTCGCAAGCCTTGGCTGAGGCTAAATGATGGCTCACTGGGCATATACCGCAGATCCTCGGCGTGATGTTGGGCATCTCAAAAAACATTCTGCCTTCACAGAACTTCTCGAAACCTCTATATTGGTCAACGTGAAAATATGCGCGGTCCACGGCTCCGTCGTCATCGAGATAAATGGATACCCGGGCATGCCCTTCTATCCGCGTCACCGGCTCTATGAGCAATTTTTGTGTCATGGCCGTCTCCTCTCAGTCGTACTTCAAGACTTCGCCGGCCAGCACAGGCCTCCTGCCGGCCACGAGCTCGCTCAAGACGAAGTAAATGGCGTCGGCCGAGGGGGGGCAGCCTGGAAGGTAGACGTCTACCTCCACGACCTGGTTTACGGGCAACGCTTTGTCGAGGAGTTCGCCCAGGTCTTCTGATTCCGGCACCTTCCCATCCACGGTGCTTTCCGACTCCACATAACCCCGCCTCAGCACGTCTTTCGTGTCGAAGAAGTTCCTCATGGTGCATATGCCGCCAAATACGGCACAATCTCCTATAGCCACGAGGGTTTTGGCCCTCTCCCTCATAAGCTTTGCCGCCTCCACTTGGTGGGAGTTTCCTATGGCCCCAGTCAAAATGCCCACATCGACGCCATCTTTCGGAGGATGTTTCAGATCTGTGATGGGGCTCGAACTGAACTCCACATGCTTTAATAACTCCACGAGTCTCTCGTCTATATCAAGGAGGGACATATGGCAACCTGCACACGCCTCAAGCCAATCGGTCGCTATCTTGATCTTTTTCATCGCAGCAACCTCCACACTGCATCGACTATCTCTTCATCAGGCAAAGCTCCCTCGGGAGGCTCACAGGCCCTGTTGAGCTGGCAAAGCCTGCCTTCCGTGTTTGTATAAGTGCCGGAGCGTTCAAACCATGGAGGAGAAGGGAAGATCACGTCAGCCCTCTCTGCGATCTCATTTACGTAGCTTGACTGGATTATCAAGTTTTTTGCTTTCCTTGACTCCTCTTCGACTTCGCAGGACGCGACATCGTCGGCGATCAGAAGGTATAGGGCCTCTCTGGTCGAGCTTTCGCTCAGTGGCTTTATGCCGGCTTTCTCCAGGCCGCG
This region includes:
- a CDS encoding YerC/YecD family TrpR-related protein, whose translation is MSEKWKDSLTDQLCKAILSLKTVEEVYNFLEDIATIGEIRALAQRLEVAKLLSEGLTYPQIAQQTGASTATISRVKKFLEYGADGYRLVLERLKEQGA
- a CDS encoding pyridoxal phosphate-dependent aminotransferase; its protein translation is MQFPNIPSTREIFLDKNENPFDAPPALKEEIRKSLSSLKLNRYPDPDAKALKAALSEYTGFPAEHIVVGNGGDEILFLLFAALIREGDRVLTLSPCFSEYNHLCKLFRAEQVKVPVVVNGKRFSFSEEAVLDVLHEASPRLVLLDSPHNPTGMLLRPDFLLKVIEHSPGICLIDEAYAEFSRTSILESIKGDLPREVAVLRTMSKAWGLAGMRVGYAMCGKRVSQILNETRSPFNVNVMSQDIAKLMLSYREWMEGRVYAISYIRDRFVEEVNRIAGWQAFESASNFVAVRAPLQRQQLEEFLLQQGIHVKFISVPWEGTWMRVTVGKESEMQLLISAFCDLTQQAEGFPSSRVTV
- a CDS encoding Lon protease family protein; translated protein: MSLIDELKLPVDKLRTKARVGELGFQSTDEICCEEHLIGQERAVSSISFGLSLESKGYNIFVVGNPGSGRTTYAMNRIMALAKDMPAPDDWVYAYNFSNPSAPLAINMPAGQGRELAKELDELVKELKVVLSKTFEDSQYEDTKARYVKEFQEQVNEYMEELRKAALERGFSIKRTPQGFVNVPLVKVVAEDGSVAYREMQQEEFETLGEEERKDLQGKSEEISQKTLEVLRRIRDLEKSLRERIKELEANICRSAIGPYLKELKDHFGANGKLRGWIDELSEDIIKNFNIFIAAARDESAEVDFSRYGVNVIVENRPEEGAPVIRETNPTYYNLIGKVEYESRQGYLYTDFTKIVAGAIHKANGGFLILEAEELFRHFLSWEALKRVLKTGQLMIENIGEQWGYIPFSSLRPEPIPMDVKVVIIGTRWIYYLLNLYDPEFPKLFKVKADFDVDMPRTVEAERDLANFVAGFTQKEKLPPFTADAVGEVIEWASRLADHGNRMTTRFNQLAEVLVEAAAWARKENEDQVAGSHVRKAISEKQFRTNLVEERMRRAFEDGTLYIDTRGEKVGQVNGLTVVDLVDHRFAHPVRITANVFMGREGVVNIEREVKLTGPIHNKGLLTLSSYLGRQYAQDMPLALSAHLAFEQVYGGIEGDSASSTELYCLVSALSDLPLKQSIGVTGSVDQFGNVQPIGGVNEKIEGFFKYCKVQGLTGDQGVMIPESNVVHLMLDHEVMQAVQEGKFHIWAIRHVDEGIEILTGVPAGKMDEAGNFPEGTVHARAKQKLRAFMERSAKLKKELGEEPKKSEDEGNG
- a CDS encoding NADH-quinone oxidoreductase subunit B family protein; the protein is MKKIKIATDWLEACAGCHMSLLDIDERLVELLKHVEFSSSPITDLKHPPKDGVDVGILTGAIGNSHQVEAAKLMRERAKTLVAIGDCAVFGGICTMRNFFDTKDVLRRGYVESESTVDGKVPESEDLGELLDKALPVNQVVEVDVYLPGCPPSADAIYFVLSELVAGRRPVLAGEVLKYD
- the mnmA gene encoding tRNA 2-thiouridine(34) synthase MnmA, yielding MIALVGMSGGVDSSTAALLLKEAGWEVIGLHLIISPWQEEARSRFEYIADVLKVPVLEIDASGLFDELVVEPFLDAYRKGFTPNPCVLCNERLKFAILTSQADKLGAKYVATGHYATIVEKDGGLFLARAKDRSKDQSYVLYRLPRSWLSGIVFPLSNWDKEMVRRRAGEAFGDVFDGVRDSRDICFIQEKLPHFLSRRLGCERGPIVTKDGTKLGEHKGLFCYTVGQRKGLNLSGGPWYVMRLDLDQNAVVVGRKEDLTVRRIVCCDPHWHEEPKVERIYLAQHRYRTSPVEVMVQREGSSFLAEAAKECFMAVAPGQSLVVYDQTRVIGGGIIERSERGGVNI
- a CDS encoding endonuclease III domain-containing protein, with translation MKTKETVKVCQAGISPAAVRPMALAVPERSDVLWVLDVLEETWRMEKLSPVKAHEDPLDGLIVTILSQNTNDKNRDRAFAQLKSRFSSWEETAASGIEELASTIRAAGLGEVKARYINQALKGIKERFGEYSLKGMKSWDKDKAKTFLLSLPGVGPKTAACVLLFELGQPAFPVDTHITRVCKRIGWAPWSATPEDVQSIMEAVIPQERYYGAHLNIIEHGRHICTARKPACPSCPVISCCEFAEKTQRGEG
- a CDS encoding Ni/Fe hydrogenase subunit alpha, whose translation is MTQKLLIEPVTRIEGHARVSIYLDDDGAVDRAYFHVDQYRGFEKFCEGRMFFEMPNITPRICGICPVSHHLASAKACDAIIGVKPPRTASLLRELMHMGQIIQSHGMHFFHLAGPDLLLGFDADPAIRNVVGLVERYPELAIKAVKLRKFGQEIIKTLGEKKVHPTFAVPGGVNKALTVDERDAVLAGLDEMISITQEGINIATGWLEGNSELVKRFANFNTGHMGMVKDGALELYDGDIRLVDCDGTVLEDFEPKDYLTYIGERVEDWSYLKFPFYKKKRWPDGVYRVGPLGRLNVASRMTTPLAAQEFERFKAIGEGSPVQETLYYHYARLIELLCALERTREILEDPDVLSKEIRAESTELREEGVGCIEAPRGTLFHHYWVDENGMVTKVNLIVATGHNNYAMSKSVEAVAKEFIKGKDITEGMLNRVEAAIRCYDPCLSCSTHAIGKMPLIVEIFSLSGETLNVLKRA